The genomic stretch GGagtgctgtggctgtgttggGGTCAGACTGGTTTGGGGAGGGGAGTGACCGGATCTGGGCTGATGTGTTTGATTGTCAGGGAAACGAAACACACCTGTCACAATGTCCCATTTCATCATGGAGTCGAGCTGCATGCTCTCATAAACAGGACGCTGGAGTCATCTGCACGAGTGAGATCTAAAACTGTTCATATCTCAgagtaatatataatataatgtaaatctATATTAATACTTTATTTAACTCATCATTCTCCTCTCCAGACTCTTCTCTGGCTCTTCATGAGGGGCGAGTGCGGTTGtctggagggagggagtgtgagGGGGAGGTGGAGGTGTACTTCAGTCAGGACTGGAGGAGAGTTCTGCTGGACTCCTGGAGTGTGTCTGAGGCCTCTGTGGTCTGCAGACAGCTGGGCTGTGGCTCTGTGCTCAActtctccccctcctcttcatccagtcctgaacacacacacacgtgtgtgagGGGTTTCAACTGCTCTGGGAGTGAAGCTCATCTGGGGAACTGCAGCAGTGCAGAAGTAGTAAACTGCAGCTCCAGAGAACAGCTCTCTATCACCTGCTCTGGTACGTGTTACACCACTGCTCTGATTAATCCAATGGCCTGAATCCAATGAACTGGCCTGTAttgaatgtttatgtggctgtatgttttaattaatgtgtttgtgatgtaGCCGTCAGACTGGTGGGTTCTGGAGGAGCGTGTGCAGGAAGGCTGGAGGTCTTTCACAGCGGCTCATGGGGGACAGTGTGTGGTGACTTGTGGGATATTAAGGATGCGCAGGTGGTGTGCAGACAGCTGCAGTGTGGAGAGGCCCTCAGTGCCCTGGTACCAGCCCGGTTTAGACCTGGAACTGGACCCATATGGCTGAATGAGGTGCAGTGTGAGGGGAATGAGACGTCCCTGTGGAACTGCAGATATCAGCTGAGTGAAGGGGGTGAATGTGGACACAAGGAGGACGTAGGAGTGGTGTGTTCAGGTAAAGTCATATTACAATTGTTAACATGTACAAACAAGAAATGGTTAATTTTGTCAAAGAATATAAACTGAAGCAGTGAACACATAATAAAAGGGTCTGTTAAAGACtaaagcttaagctaaaaaatactgaacaaaaatataaaggaaACACTTGTTTTTGCTCCCGTTTTTCATGAGCTGACCTCAAGGATCTAAGACTTTTCTTTGTTCACAAAAGGCCAAATGCTCACATTCAGTGCAGATGGCAGACGCGTGTATGGCGTCATGTGGGTGAGCGGTTTGTTGAAGTCAACGTTGTGAATGGAGTGGCCCATGGTGGCGGTGGGGTTATGGTAGGGCAGGTGTATGTTATGAACAAAGATTCTGAGGCCCCTTTTTGTGCCATTCACTCACGACCTTCACCTCGTGTTGCAGCATGATCGTTGCACAGCCGTTAAACAGGAGAGGACCAACATTCCACAGGCTACAATCAACAAGCTGATCAACTTTATGTGAAGGAGATGTATTGCACTGCGTGAGGCAAATGGTGGTCACACCAGGTACTGACTGGTTttctgacccccccccccaattacAGTAAAAGTAAACTGCACATTCCAGAGTGGCCTTTTATTGTGGCCAGCCTAAGGCTCACCAGTGCAATAATCATGCAGTCTAATCAGCATCTTCatatgccacacctgtgaggtgGATGGAGTATCTCGGCATGCTCACTAGGAGAAGTACTCACTAACAGAGATTTAGAGAAATTTGTGAACACCatttgagagaaaaaggccATTTGTGAACATAGAAAATCTTAGATCCTTGAGCTAATGAAAAACGGGAGCAAAAAGTGTTGCGTTTATATTTTCTTCAGTATAAATCCTCTACTCCCCCCAGAGTTTAAGGAGATGAGACTCACTGAGGGCTGTGAGGGGACTCTGGAAGTGTTCTACAGTGGGACCTGGGGTAATGTGTGTGAAAACGGGATGACTGAAGAAACCGTTAGTCTGGTctgtcaggagctgaactgtggAAAATCTGGAAGTGAGAGAAATGGAAAAGCGAGAGTGGAATCAGCTCCTAACTGGCTGGACTTTGTGAAATGTAGGACACATGACTCCACTCTGTGGCACTGTCCATCTTCCCCCTGGGGTCAGAACAGCTGTGATAACCGTAATGAAGTGGCTCACATTACCTGCTCAAGTAGGCAGTTCTACAGTTTATAGAGAAAGAGTGTATTATTAAAgttacacacaccacatacGCCATCAGAATCACATAAATAATGTATGTTCTTATTCCAGACGAGGGaaaatcatcacacactcctcGAACATGCTTTTTAGCTCCGCACCAGAAACAGTGCTCAAGTAAGACTTTTAAACACCAAGTATCTCAGTAACTgcttttgtgtttcttttagATGAGAATGTGTCATTATCAGAGAAACACCCTTTGAATTCAGAAATCAGTCTCTGAAACGTAAATATAAGTGTCACTTGATGATGCTGATAATAAtacaatgtatttattaatttatggaATTAGATTTGTCCATTAGTGTAGCTGTTTCCGTGTGTGTGTAGATCACCTGCCTCTCAGACTGAGTGGTGGAAATAGAAGCTGCTCTGGGAGACTGGAGGTGTATTATAACTCTGAGTGGGGGTCTGTCAGTGATGATCTGTGGGACATCAGGGACGCTCAGGTGGTCTGCAGGCAGCTGGGCTGTGGGCCGGCGCTGAGGGCTGATGGGAGTGCTGTCTTTGGTGCTGGTGAAGGGCTGATCTGGCTGAACAGAGTGAAGTGTAGAGGGAATGAGATTCACCTGTGGGACTGTCCTCATTCCCTGAAGAACCACACTGACCGCTCCCACAGACAGGACGCTGGAGTCACCTGTGCAGGTCAGAGACCACTGGAGTTAGGAGTTTGTGTCTTTAATCAAAACTGCTGTACCCCAGGGTAAATAAAGCTTCACTGAAAGGTGCAGTGATACCCTTTAGTTAATAGCATCTAATACTAGTCTCACACATGCAGTGTTCAAACTGTACGGCTTAAGAATACGAAGTCAGTTAATGTTAAGAAACAGTTAATAACCTTTATTTTACAGAGATTATATTAGTATTTAATGTTTCACTTCTGTATTTCTAGAGATATCTGTGCCTACTACTACTGCACTCACCACAACCACCTTCTCCATCACCACAGGTACTGTTTTAATCTCTTAGGGcatttttaagtagtttttcttAAAGATTGTTCAGAGCTGTTCAATGTTTCTGTTCTTTGTCATTATTTCCAGTTGATCGGTCAAAGGGAACAAACAGTACGACACCTACTCAAGCTGTTCCCTCCATCTATCCAGTGTCTCTCCTGGTGCTGGGAGCGCTGCTCTTCCTGGCCTTAGTGcttctgtttgtgctgttttatcaGAACAGAGTGCTTAGGAGAGGTAGAGAGATTCAGAAATCATCTACAGTCCACTTTCTGTACTTTCTCTAAACATCATTAGTCCTTCAATCTGTCATCAGTCTTCTCTTCTACTGACCTGgctccctgtttctctctgtgtctctcacagTGCTCTCTAAGAGGAGGCGTAAGACTCTGACTGAAGCAGTCTATGAGGAGATCGACCGCAGATACATCACTAAAAGACTCCCCTCCACTCAAAGAGGTCAGTGATATGTGGAGAGTTCTacattagtttattttttaattattaaattgaaGTTCACTTACACCTGAGATCACAGAACACACGCCACAGTGCAGTGATTAAAGAgaagtttatttttctgtaataaatcattttttcaTCACAGCTTCAGTACAAGATGGAGTTGATGTGGAGAATATTTACAGTAGATTTATTCAATATCTCAATATTCCAGATTGTCTAATGAGTGTTTTATTCTTCTCAGGCCAAGCGTAATAgggacacaggaaaaacaagtgCAGACCACTTCATATTTAGTTCTGTCACGGCTCAGGTTCAGAAAGTCACGATAAATACAATCAGAACTTTTACTGAATATTTTGCAAGAGGCTTGAAAGAgttcacacacaaaatattcactttgaaGAAGACAGTACAGTCACTATTACACAATGCTGAGATATAATATCAGTTTTGTAAATTCTCAAATATATTCCGCTAGAAATTCGTTATTGTACAGTTActgtgttctttttctttttttaattcaggcCGTTTGAACTACTGTTTATTTACATGCGCCTTTCTCAGTGTTAGTTTCTACAGGCGACAGAATGTAACtgcagcaccatttaaggtggaaccagaAATCCGAAAAAGAAGCTGGAGAACAATAAACTTAACTTTATCCTCGTCATTAACATTCAGTCTGTAAAGTGTGTATAAAGTCCACTGGGTTTAATCCCAGTCTGGGAAGATCCTCAGAGGGTAAATGGACTGATCTCACCTAAGTGCAGTGTATAATCCTCAGAACTGAGTCCAGGCCACAGTGAGCTGCTCCAGACTTTAATGAAGACATTCCTCAGTTCAGAAGTCCGTTATACTCCAGAAGACACCAGGTGAAAAAccaaataaataactgaataaaGGAGATAACTCCTTGTGTGAACAAAACCAAAGGTCCAACCGTTCAACTTTACCACAAAGAGTAAGCGTTAGCATCATAGCATTAGCATAACAAACCACCACAACAGTCCTGACTGGTGCTGAAACATACACAGGTtccacacaaaacagaaataaaatcctCACATCGAACAGAAAAGCAGCAGCTCCTCAATAAGAGATAAAATGAAGGAAAGAGCTCTAAAAGCAGAGAACTCTTCACCCTCTGAATCAGCTCCGTCTGATTATACACTGAATATAAAGCAGCATCAACCATTTCAGTACAACAGCGCCCCCAGTGTCCGCACACTGTAACTACACCAGcagcacacagcagaacagaccCCTGGAGCCCCTCACTGTAGGGGGTGAGGATTCAGGCCTGTAACGTTCTCTTGGTGAATGTGATGTTGGAGCAGGTTATTATACAGTGAACATTTCCAACCATAACCCCCTGTTCATGACTGTACTTCTCTCCTCTAACAGGGAGTATCCTCTCTGAAGAACAGCGTTCAGGATATGAGGATGTGGATGAGGAGCTGCTCTCAGGTAAAAGAACCAATTTCAGACTCCATTCCACTGAGAAATGGTTCAGTCACAGTTTAGAAATGAGAGAAATCTTTATTAAGGTGTGTTTCATAAGCCACACTTACACAAAGACTGTTTACAGTAAATCCAGTTCTCTTAAATCCAGCACATGACACATGTCTTTAGTGTTTAGTTTCTATCCAGGTTGTGTTTGATGGGATTTTAGTGACATTTGTTACTGTTTGTGGAGCACAGTGTGAGGAACAGTGTCACTACAATGAACTAAGCACTGAATACAGAGTAGTTACATGGTTCAGAATATGGAAATAAGGCCTGAAacagtgtgtatttactgtgtgtCTAAACTGGGGAACTACACGTCTAAATTCTACAACTTGTAAGTCACATTACACCCAAAAAATAAGAAAGACAACAGTGTCTCTAGTGGAAATGTTTCTGTCCGTCTCTGTGGAGTTCAGTGTGGATTTGTAGGAGTTTGTACAAaggagctgaactgaaaatCCTCACTGGTAGAGATTAGACTGTGAGGCAGGGTTTGAGGCTgtaattttaacatttgaatGCACAGTTTTTAGAAAGTTTTAGactattttaatgtaaacaaatgcagTTCTCAGAGCTCCACAGCTCTCAGAGGCTTGTGGGTGATTCTGACTCTGAACGTGTTTCATGACTGTACTTCTCTCCTCTAACAGGGAGTATCCTCTCTGAAGAACAGCGTTCAGGATATGAGGATGTGGATGAGGAGCTGCTCTCTGGTGAGAGGATCATTGTTGGTTAATTGGTCAGTTTGGGCCGTACAGAGAGGGGGGATTAGGGTGGTCTCATCTCTGAAGtgcttttatttcataatgGCTCCATATTCTCAGAGCTGGACGTGTACACAGTGCTGAAAGCTGATAAAGTAAAGCCTGCTGCTGTTATTGTCTTGATTTGTGGCTGAGTCTTGACATGTCTGGCCCAGACTGAAGGCGTAGGTTTAATAATCCTACTTCAGCACTGGTGTAACATTAGTCTCTGGGGGATGATCTCgctcttttgtttttaattgtggAAGTAGTTTGTTGCTTTGGTGAATGATTCTGTTCATCTGTAGAAAAGTAATTCCAGACAGATTTGATTTCCTTTAGAATCTTAATAGAATCACTTACTGTCGCTCACAAAAGACGCAGAAGAGATGTAGAACTCTGAAATGACGCTGAATGAGTAAAGTTTCTCCTTGTTTCCAGCAAAGTCAGTGACTGAGGAGAAGGCAGAATATTATGATGCTGCTGCCCCCAGTGGTCTGATAGGTGAGCTCCTCTCTTAAATAATCACATGCATATTGTTCTGTTTCCATTAAACCACAGTGTAAAACTAGGACTGCTCTGTTTGTAaagtcagtgtgtttttatttgattttggtgaaacagagaaagaggacaCAGCAGAGAGCTATGATGATGtcctcactgctggacagaTCTCTGAGAgtgcagcaggtgtgtgtgtgtgtgtgtgtgtgtgtgtgtgttctggtttcTAGTTTAGAGAGAAAAGTAAGTAAGTACACAAGTGCAGTGAAATAACTTTTCACGCTGGTTTAGATGCAGTCGAatagtacacacacagttcagagaACATCTTTAAAAGTCCCCCCACTGTTctttaaacgtgtgtgtgtttaggagcaGAGGACGTATCAGAGAGTTATGATGACATCATCAGCGCTGACCAGaactcacctggaggaacaggtACGACTTGTAATGGAACAACACTGTAATCTCCAACATGAACACAGTCACTGATGATACTGGGGCTGATTTAATGTCCTCTGTCTCTACATTTGGACAGAAGACATGACAGAGAACTATGATGATGCTGTTCCCACTGGACCAAGCTCCAACATTATGACAAGTAATGTTTTCTTCATGTGGATAAATAATGTTCAACTGAAGCTTCAACACAGTCCCAATGTCAGCTCTGTTTCTTCTTGTTCTCATTGATCTCCATGTTGGTGCAGTGGACGCAGCAGAGAGCTATGATGATgtggtcactgctggacaggaTGGAGGAGGGGGAAAATGTGAGTGTCTGATCTTGAGCGACTGGGAGTTTAAAGTCAGTGTGAATGTGGAGTCGGCTCCTTTTCCTTCTGTATCATGACGTATTTCTGAGTGAAACGCAGCGTCAGAGTCTCTGTCTCTGAGCGAGCTGAGTGTCCTCACTCAGTGATAATAATGGATTGATTTTACAGACTATGAAGACGTGGAGGAGGAGCCTCAGACAGAGATGAATCATGTGACTGAGAGACCACACCCAGTGTCTTTCCTCAGGAAACTACATTCAAACCTCTTCAGACGCAACAAGTGATTCTGTTATAGATCagaattcatattttaaagaaatataaacattgtttattGTAGCTTTACAGATCTCAGAGAGGACACGGTGGTATTAAACACCTCCAGGAGTAAAACACCAGCCTCAGTGAGCTACACTCTCAATACAGATGTGTTACAACAACATGCAgtgtattattttgaacacatcTGTATGTCCAGGTCAGAATGAGAGTTTCTTATGGTgtaagtgtgtaatgtgtggaATCTGCTGCTGTGGTCTGAGAGATAATtctgttctcctctcttctccagaTGTTGAGCAGCAGTAGACCACTGGACACTTGATAACTgttaatctgtctctctctgactcttagTGCCTCAGAAATGATGTTATTACCATTTTATTGCATTATCTTTGTACTTTGTTCTTTTCTATTGTGAATCTTCAGTCATTTCTGACCTGTCCTCACTGaacacactctttaaataaataaatcaaagtcAGTTTGGCCTCATTGcacttgtttttattataaaataccaGTTAATGAACTTAATTCCTAAagattataatttattttacacgtttgtgtaatttatttagaaaatattctcaaaaaaaaaaacaaccattaATGTCTTTATTCTACATATTGTTATGATTATTGAATCTACaaaatgttttaacattttcacattgatgttgatttgtttcacaAATGAGGAATTAGTTTTCTTCACAAGATGGAGCCAGAGGATTTCTAATGTCTGTGAAGTGCAGCCACACATTCACTACAGGGACAAAAGAGCAGGGGACCACTTCTCATCCtgcgtttcttctgaaattctGAAAATAAGGTCTTTGTCCCCACTTTACTGCACTAACAGTTtatactcttctgggaaggctttacactaaatgtagcaatatttctgtgaggatttgatgccatTCAGACACAGAAGGGTTAATGAGGTTACAGACTGATTTAGTTCTGAACTTTTCCACTGACACCGTCTTGAGttgttaatataatttttattacaCAGAAGACCAAGACGTCTACAAGCTTCCTAGGAGCCTGGAGAGGGAGCCACCAATTTATTTATTCCCCTCTCTCATTCAGCTCAAACTCTCCGCTTATATAGGGTTTAGTTACGTCCAATTAAGATAATGTATGTGACTCTTGTGTAAATAATCTACTTTTATATTAGACCTTACCTGTGAGTTCATTATCTTTTGGACCAAGGTTTCCCTAATTTAATCATTTCAAATCCATGAACAATTAACAAGACCCtagtgtcacgcccttgtcctgccgtgtctctcttagcacatggctctgtttgttattgtttgtgtctccgccctcgtcctcGTCAGTCTCGTTGGTGATgcgtccccctcgttatctgaaACTGCAATGCACAAAGCGtaacacaagcttcagttagttcaaaatgcagaagccagggtgctcactagagctagaaaattcgaccaTATCACCCgtgttctctcgtccctacactggctacctgtaaaatttcgcattgactataaaatactcctcttagcttatacatctctaaatggtttaggcccacagtatcttactgaacttctcataccttatcacCCGTCATGTActcttcgttcacaggatgcccatctactctttgttcctcgctttaagaaaaacactgcaggaggaagagccttttctcacaaagctcctcaactctcgAATAgacttccggttactgttcggggctcagacacactctcaatctttaaatctagattaaaaacctaccttttcaaacaagcttttggttaatcattcactttcaggttactccttctctattagtgttttcgagctggttttcatattatcaatgttctgtattaaccctgtcatatcaccatagctacagattttttagttagctttctagtaaccgccaacacgctgtctgttgctgggttctcttgcctgacctttggaagcttttttcgcaggacaattttgcccgttctttaccatgaccctactaacctctgtatttttatttgttccctttgtctggttttctttctcctgtctctctcatgcttcgAGATGTCCttctgctctccaggtgttgccctgatccagcccctgtgtctaaactatcatgcttggccatgctgttttatctcaaattaactctgcacctacttttaactcacagaatccctgatcacctcctccttcctcagactcatacatcactaatattctacattcacattactataaccccttcatctgtcatcatttcactttgtacttctgttctgttctctgctgtgtctccggtgtcgacccgagcaggatgggttccccgtatgagtcttggttccttccaaggtttcttcctcgtgtgctgagggagtttttccttgccactgttgcccctggcttgctcataggaggcttggacctggatttctgtaaagctgctttgtgacgactttttgttgtgaaaagcgctatataaataaaatttgatttgatttgatttgtttgtCTCCGCATTTCCACCTTTGTTCgtactctccagtctgtctgtcttgtctgtcgCTCGTTCCCTTGTCTTGTTCCTATCGCTTCCCTTGTCTCAagtttgtttgtatatttattcagtccagctctctttgtatctgttcagttctctgtttagctctccttgTTCAGTTCTCTGTTTTGCTCTCCTTCTCCAGGTCCCTGTTTAACTCTTCCCGTAtgatctctgtctctgtctaggtctcctTCTGTCCAGGTATTCTGTCTAATCATTCgagtctgtctatctctgtttTGTCATCTATTGTTTCaataaatactgtgttttagcaagtgtgtccgcctccgtcagtccgccctccgcgAGTCCTGACACCTAGAAACGATGAGGCAttcatattttacacacacacacacacacttagtaaCCCATGCATATGAAGCACATTTCCATGTTCCATATTTACGTGATACATTTTCAATACACTtcaacagcagtgctgctggtgtttttgaGAAGATGAAAATGAACTGGACTGTTTTGGATGagttaattttgttttataaattcattctgttcagggtctCTGTGGTTCTGGAGTCTTCCCACAATCACTGAAGACAAGGCAGGACAGGgctccagttcatcacagggcatcacagactcacacagtcactcacagctgtggacacttttgcacagcCAGTCCACACATCAACTTGTATTTtcagattgtgggaggaaaccaatgcagacacagggagaacacaccacactcctcacagacagtgacctgaggcaggtaTTGAACCCAGTTTAGCCCCGGCCACTCAAACTGAAGTTTTATGGAGTGTTTATTTCAGGGATGAggataggaaaaaaaaaaaagaattatggTGATTTTGGTCCATCACTCCACATAAACATGATAAACTTTTAAAGAAAACACTACCAGATTAATGCAGATCAATGGCCTGAGTTTATGAAGCAGAAATTcgtacatttttttcctttcctttttaaaCCTTTGCTAAATCACATTTCAGAAACCTCTACAAAGGTGGTCGCTgggcctgtgtttgtgtgagtttatAATTTATACAGAGTCTATAAGCGCTGAGGATTCTGGGAGTTGGAGTTCTGAGAGCTGGTGGCGCCTAATCTCCTAGTGCAGGGCCTACGCCCCCTAGTTTTGCGCAGCCACTTTATCAATTTAATCTTATTCAGCAAACACGAGTGTTTAAGAAATGTggaattctgaataaaatataagtCATTTATACACTgacaaatgaacaaaatcaGTATTTAGACAATTTCGGCCCAAATTTCTGAAGTAAAACGAGAGTTACTGAGAAACAAAGATTTACACTCACATTGTATTAATATAATCTTATTCAGGACACCAACatatttacaaaccggattccaaaaaagttgggacactaaacaaattgtgaataaaaactgaatgcaatgatgtggagatggcaaatgtcaatattttattcgtaatagaacatagatgacagatcaaaagtttaatctgagtaaatgtaaaaatttaaaagaaaaatatgttgattcaaaatttcacagtgtcaacaaatccccaaaaagttgggacaagtagcaataagtggctggaaaaaggaaattgagcatataatgaacagctggaagaccaattaacactaattaggtcagtTGAcgacatgattgggtataaaaagagcttctcagagtgtcagtgtctctctgaagccaagatggtaagaggatcaccaattccaccattgttgcgcagaaagatagtgcagcaataccagaatggtgttacccagagtaaaataacaaagacttttaagttatcatcatcaaccgtgcataacatcatcaaaagattcagagaatctggaacaattgctgtgcgtaagggtcaaggccgtaaaactctactggatgctcgtgatctccgggcccttaaacgtcactgcacctcaaacaggaatgccactgtcaaggaaataacagaatgggctcaggaatacttccagaaagcattgtcagtgaacacaatccaccgtgccatccgccgttgccagctgaatctctacagtgcaaagaggaagccatttctaagcaagctccacaagctcagacgtttgcactgagccaggggtcttttgaaatggagtgtggcaaaatgga from Hoplias malabaricus isolate fHopMal1 chromosome 2, fHopMal1.hap1, whole genome shotgun sequence encodes the following:
- the LOC136676768 gene encoding antigen WC1.1-like, which gives rise to MDSCVTLILLFSTFTLSTADSVRLVDGGSRCAGRVEVYRGGQWGTVCNNVASWLKNYQWDMTDAAVVCRELKCGEAQDTPQFGPGSGQILMGLVQCRGSESSLNNCNFRSYYGEVCTSHDQDVGVTCSAHRKSRLTNGPHLCSGRVEVLHGETWSTVCDAGFDQQDAEVVCRELGCGRPVEVLEAAAFGRGEVQMWSQELQCRGNESDITLCPISPAATRPCTPDNGVGLVCSGARLEKGWDSCSGRVELQYLSEWGTVCDGSWDMRAASVLCGQLKCGSAVAVLGSDWFGEGSDRIWADVFDCQGNETHLSQCPISSWSRAACSHKQDAGVICTNSSLALHEGRVRLSGGRECEGEVEVYFSQDWRRVLLDSWSVSEASVVCRQLGCGSVLNFSPSSSSSPEHTHTCVRGFNCSGSEAHLGNCSSAEVVNCSSREQLSITCSAVRLVGSGGACAGRLEVFHSGSWGTVCGDLWDIKDAQVVCRQLQCGEALSALVPARFRPGTGPIWLNEVQCEGNETSLWNCRYQLSEGGECGHKEDVGVVCSEFKEMRLTEGCEGTLEVFYSGTWGNVCENGMTEETVSLVCQELNCGKSGSERNGKARVESAPNWLDFVKCRTHDSTLWHCPSSPWGQNSCDNRNEVAHITCSNEGKSSHTPRTCFLAPHQKQCSNHLPLRLSGGNRSCSGRLEVYYNSEWGSVSDDLWDIRDAQVVCRQLGCGPALRADGSAVFGAGEGLIWLNRVKCRGNEIHLWDCPHSLKNHTDRSHRQDAGVTCAEISVPTTTALTTTTFSITTVDRSKGTNSTTPTQAVPSIYPVSLLVLGALLFLALVLLFVLFYQNRVLRRVLSKRRRKTLTEAVYEEIDRRYITKRLPSTQRGSILSEEQRSGYEDVDEELLSAKSVTEEKAEYYDAAAPSGLIVSVFLFDFGETEKEDTAESYDDVLTAGQISESAAEDVSESYDDIISADQNSPGGTEDMTENYDDAVPTGPSSNIMTMDAAESYDDVVTAGQDGGGGKYVEQQ